Proteins encoded within one genomic window of Companilactobacillus zhachilii:
- a CDS encoding SLAP domain-containing protein yields the protein MKKNKVLIGSALALLIAPTVLSNLSPQTVSAADSTEIGLVGTVTGSGVLVDDQGQAITSTFLPNNSSWKLGSTKQFNGVTYYQVATNEWIAANNLNISSQNQAAQTQAQTQNTYNTQVANSGQTGTTKWTTAVVNSQGQAVSGVMLPAGSTWNVGPTVTINGASYIQIATDEYVAASNLNIASPQTTQTQTTQPQQQVVGTVVNGPADVYDTSMDSFSGRQLQEGSQWKVGQMVQNKYGHTFYQVSTNEWTQSSNMQLNQADAQNNVTSEPEFATSVTQ from the coding sequence ATGAAAAAGAATAAAGTTTTAATCGGCTCAGCATTAGCTTTGTTAATTGCTCCAACCGTCCTGTCTAATTTGTCACCTCAAACCGTAAGTGCGGCAGATTCAACAGAAATCGGTTTAGTCGGTACTGTGACCGGTAGCGGTGTCTTGGTTGATGATCAAGGTCAAGCTATCACAAGTACTTTTCTTCCAAACAATAGTTCTTGGAAGCTCGGCAGCACTAAACAATTCAACGGTGTAACTTATTATCAAGTTGCTACAAACGAATGGATTGCTGCCAATAATTTGAATATCAGTAGTCAAAATCAAGCAGCACAAACACAAGCACAGACACAAAATACTTATAACACTCAAGTTGCTAACTCTGGTCAAACTGGAACAACTAAGTGGACTACGGCAGTCGTTAATAGCCAAGGTCAAGCTGTCAGTGGTGTGATGTTGCCAGCAGGTTCTACTTGGAATGTCGGTCCAACGGTTACGATCAATGGCGCTAGTTACATCCAAATCGCAACTGACGAATACGTTGCTGCAAGTAATTTAAATATTGCTAGCCCTCAAACTACGCAAACGCAAACTACTCAACCACAACAACAAGTCGTCGGTACAGTCGTCAACGGACCAGCTGATGTCTACGATACATCAATGGATTCATTTTCCGGTCGTCAACTACAAGAAGGTTCACAGTGGAAAGTTGGCCAAATGGTTCAAAATAAATATGGTCATACTTTCTATCAAGTTTCGACTAATGAATGGACACAAAGTTCAAACATGCAATTAAATCAAGCTGATGCACAAAATAATGTTACAAGCGAACCAGAATTTGCCACATCAGTTACACAATAA
- a CDS encoding teichoic acid glycosyl transferase has product MKNKIDKLSIRGWVMPVLFLLIVCSFAIGSSPIYRTNPWVDSNAMLTMGKAMLNGNIPFKDIIDQRGPVLYAIFALGALIRKNSFSGVFLMQVVNVLAIYVLTWKMANNFKFKLIDSKWIALMGPMVLFSTNAFSFSGSPEEFAFTSILYLLLVINRVKQNVENITLKEFFLLGINLSLVFWNKFSMVGAFVGFFIWVAGLLIYKKQFMKLAKVVLISLLGFMTVTILVFIYFAINNAWGDLIQIYFVQNLTSYGKSNQTLLMKLWSLLFLLGQEISEHVVVAGLIVAGWIKAFYNKKSVILEIVLFLSTILFVALQHWINEYYNLVWISFLIVSLLRLTNIKLSNSEDIKKIKLPIQILVVMSLILLPFVNNKDLSKLIIRGEDSSIMHYQYNAQPQFAQIMRSKEKHPKLLMINDLDEGFYLSADTLPTTKYWQKLNMTYEQLPRMYNSFNQDLKNKKVDFVIVRINDQIATDMEGIHNQIPAFVDGHLIYQLFKNYRIEAVSRNNWNDNYVLMYKK; this is encoded by the coding sequence ATGAAAAATAAAATAGATAAACTGTCAATTAGGGGATGGGTGATGCCTGTCTTATTTTTATTAATTGTGTGTTCTTTTGCAATCGGATCTTCACCGATATATCGAACTAATCCATGGGTGGATAGTAATGCTATGTTAACTATGGGAAAAGCTATGTTAAATGGAAATATTCCGTTTAAAGATATAATTGATCAACGGGGACCTGTTCTGTATGCGATATTTGCACTCGGAGCTTTAATAAGGAAGAATAGTTTTTCAGGCGTATTTTTAATGCAAGTAGTCAATGTTCTGGCTATTTATGTTCTAACCTGGAAAATGGCTAATAATTTTAAATTTAAATTGATTGATTCAAAATGGATTGCTTTAATGGGTCCAATGGTTTTATTTTCCACCAATGCGTTTAGTTTTAGTGGATCGCCAGAAGAATTTGCGTTTACATCAATTTTATATTTATTGTTAGTCATTAACCGTGTCAAGCAAAATGTAGAGAATATTACATTAAAGGAATTTTTTTTACTAGGGATTAATTTAAGCTTAGTTTTTTGGAATAAATTTTCAATGGTGGGAGCCTTTGTAGGCTTTTTTATCTGGGTAGCGGGCCTATTAATTTATAAAAAGCAGTTTATGAAATTGGCAAAAGTAGTTTTGATATCTCTTCTAGGTTTCATGACCGTTACCATTTTGGTATTTATTTACTTTGCTATTAATAATGCTTGGGGTGATTTGATACAAATATATTTTGTTCAAAACCTCACATCGTATGGTAAATCAAACCAAACATTGTTAATGAAGTTATGGAGTTTGCTTTTCTTATTAGGACAAGAAATCAGTGAGCATGTCGTTGTAGCAGGTTTAATTGTCGCAGGATGGATCAAAGCATTTTACAATAAAAAATCAGTAATACTTGAAATTGTCTTATTTTTAAGTACGATACTTTTTGTGGCATTACAGCATTGGATCAATGAATACTATAATTTGGTATGGATCTCTTTTTTGATAGTTTCTTTACTAAGGCTGACAAATATAAAATTGTCAAATTCAGAGGATATTAAAAAAATAAAACTTCCTATCCAAATATTGGTTGTGATGTCGTTAATATTATTACCATTTGTTAATAATAAGGACCTTAGCAAATTGATTATTAGAGGAGAAGATTCATCCATTATGCACTATCAATATAATGCTCAACCTCAATTTGCCCAAATAATGCGATCTAAAGAGAAGCATCCTAAATTACTAATGATTAATGACTTAGATGAAGGCTTTTATTTATCCGCGGATACTTTACCAACAACTAAGTACTGGCAAAAACTAAATATGACGTATGAACAATTGCCAAGAATGTATAACTCATTTAATCAGGACTTAAAGAATAAGAAAGTTGATTTCGTTATTGTTCGAATCAATGATCAGATTGCTACCGATATGGAGGGCATACATAATCAAATCCCAGCATTTGTAGATGGTCATTTAATATATCAATTGTTCAAGAATTACCGGATTGAAGCGGTTTCCCGGAATAATTGGAATGATAATTACGTTTTGATGTATAAAAAATAA